The nucleotide sequence aTTTAATGTTGTGGCCCTGGTAAACCCTTGCCATGAGGCCTTTGCCCTCCCTGTTTTTTCTGGCCCTGCTCTTGATGCCTCGGGTGCTGgggccagctcctgctgggcagggtcctggggtgatgctggggccctgctgtgctgctgctggtgctgctgctggtgctgctgcaggggtgagTAAGGGGCAGTGGGGGCTTGGTTCCCTGTAGAAAGCTCCCCTCTTGGGTGTGGTGTCCTGCCTGCTGGCAAAtccttcttccttctgcatGGCCCTGAGAGATTAAAGCCTGACTGGCTTTGCTTGCTGTATTTTGGGGCTGGTTTTTGTATTGGGTGTGGTCCAACTGCACAAATCAGGCAGTGCTTCTGGATGTAGGGAGGGGAGAAGGTTTATAATTACATGGAATAAGTGATGTGACCTTGGCACTTGGTCCAGGTGCAGACAAAACCCCAACCCACCAGACTCCTTTGGTTCTCCCTTCCCACTGGGCTGGTGTTGGTGTTTCTCTGAGCAGTGTTATAAACATTGGGAATTGGTATTTGGACCTGCAGTTGAACTATTATCTTTTTTTATAGGCAAAGGGATCCTCTCAGGAGCATTGGGAGGTTAAATCAGGTGAGAATTAGTTCTCAGATCAGcctctggttttttgtttgttttttggtttttctttattgtttgtcttgtttttttgtttgtttttgtgggggttttttgttccCTCAGAACTTGTTGGGTACTTTAAGCCACCAATAAGTAGTGTGGGAAATCAGGAGCTGGGTGTGGTGTGGTGTGGAGAGGGAGTGGGATGTGGTTGATCAGTACTGAGTGCTGGTGTGGGAGATAACCTGTGCCACTGTCCTGTGGCTGCCAAGTCCCTGCCAcagagcaggtcctgcaggcATGAGCAAAGCACTGCAGCAATTAAAACAAGTGGCAAAAGTTCAACCCAAACTAAGTGCGCTCCTCTAGGGTGAATCTGTCCTGAACTTGCTACTCCTCTGGCTTTGAGAAAGTGGTGttggaaaacactgcttttccctgcctaaggaaagctgctttccactttGAATGCTGTGGGGAGATACTGATGTTGAGGCTCTAATGGCTTCTGGCTTGGCTGAGCCCTTTAAACCAAAGAGATTGGAAATGCCTTCAGGAAAGCTTtgtctcccagctctgcaggtgtACAAACAACAAACCCAGCCCACAGGCTGAAACCAAATGTAGCAGTGCTCCCTTTGCTTTCCTAACTcacccagctgggacagctcccTGAGCCTTTAGCCCTGGTCCCTGaacagcctggccctgcagaggaggagctgcctcCCTGGGATGAGTGGCACCCACTGTGTGGCTGTCCTGGGacctctgtgctcctgcatgGCTGTGGGGGGCTCAAAGCATGggtgtgccctgctctggggctgcagcagtgggggcacagcctggctctccatggagcaggaggtggtggTGGCCAGGGCTTCTTCAGCTTTCCAAGGGCTTTCTCCCATGTTTTCCCACTCATGGGTTTCCATGTTGGTTGGCAAATGAGAGCAGGAGGTACCAAAATGGGGAGGAGAGGGATCCTGAAGATAATTTCTGGAAATAAAGATGgtaattatttctttgaaagtGGAAAGGGGGGAAAACTTGGTTGTTGCTTCCTGTCTTCCAGAGCTGGTGTCTCCTTGGTTATTGGCCTATGTGCCTATAAGAAGCTGCCACGGAGTGCTGAAGGACAAATATGGGGAGTTTTCTCCTCCAGTATTCCATGCTGATTTCCCTGTAAGCTTTTGGTGTAACTGGACAATCTGGGCAGGCTCCAGGAAGCACATCATCATTTATATCCAGGGATTTATCACTAAGGATGCTTGCAACAAAAACGAGGACAAAATTCTGTTTGAAGGAGTCTCCTCCCTGGTGGAAAACAGTGTTGTTTATGCCTGCTGGAAAAAGGAGATGCATGTCTTTGCCACCTTTGCTCAGGCTGTCCATGTTGTGCTGCTGAAGAGGTACTTGCCAAACCAGAGAGATGCAAGATTTAAAGGGAAGTACTACATCTTCCAAGACCGGCAAGGTGCCTCTTCCTCCAAAGATGACGTGATTTCTGGAACTTCTGCTTCAAAACTGCCAAAGAAAGGTGGTGGTTTTCAGTCTGGCTGGGTTGAAAACTTTAGAGATGCACTGGGCTTTGCAACCACACGTGGAAGCACCACTGTGCTAAGCAGTGAACGGATGCAGGGAAGAGGGACCACTCTGGACACCACGGCTTGGGGAAGTCCTACAGAACTTCTCCCATATGAACGTGCAAGCACACAGGCTCTAAAAACAACAGCTCCTTGTGGGCTGGggtctgagctgctggaggctcAGGAAGCTCCAGGTATAGGAACACCTGAGGAAATAATCCCCACTGCAGCTCAGGACATCTGGGGGCAGAATCCCTCCATGAGTGAGGGCACTGCTGTGAGTTCTGCTCCTGTGCACAGTCTGCTTTTGGAAACTCCTTTGCTTGGTGCCTTCCAGGGAGCAGAACCTTTTTGGCAGACAGCAGATGTGAGTctggagagcagccagcctGTCCCGAGCCCTACACTGAGGCCAAAAGGTCTGGGCCACCTGCAGCTTACCATTAAACCAACAGGCACGGGTCGCCTGGCCTTGGCTGCACCCCCTGAGCCTCTGTCCCCTGGCACAGGTCccaccagggacagccagcttagcacagccagcctggagaaggaaggaagccCTGCCTTGCTGAGTGTCCCAGCTGATGGCCTCACCAAGGACCTGATGCCCAGCCTGAGGAACCCCTCTGATGTGGCCACCAGGGACCATTTGCAGCTACTTCCTGAGAGAAGCCAAAGCAGTCTGGGGCCTTTGTCCATGCCTAAAGCTGAGCTAGGCACAACCGGCCTCCAGCATACCAAGCTCATGGATATTTTCTCACTGGGAAGTTTTGGGGGAGCTGTCAGGAGGAGAACAGCACTTCATCCCACAGCACCAGCGCTAGCCGTACCTGCTTTGGCaacagggctggagcatcctCTCACAACTGTGCCTGCCCTAGGGACAGAAaccatccctgtgctggtgaCCTCCTCCacagtgcctgtccctgcaggctttGGCTCTCTGGATTTAATTCCTGAAGCACCTCTTCCTCCACAAGTGGAGTCTCTGTCCATGgtgccttttccagcagctaCTCTGGATTGGGACCCTGTCAGTCTCAGGCAGAGGGACATCTCCCCAGCTAGCCCAGGAGGACAGGAGATGGTCTCCCCTTCACCACCTTGCCATCCATCAGTAGCCTCTGAACTGGGCACAGATGGGTCCTCCAGATGCTTTGGCCCTGGGAAGCAAAAGTCggtgctgggacagggaagTGAAACCTCAGCCTCTGTGGGCCTGATGGCCGGGAGTCCCTCCCCTGTCATTGTCACTGTCCCAGGGCCTGGTGTGAGGCTTGCTCAGCCTCAGGGCCATGTCACTGGAGGCTCTGGGATGACACCAGCTTCCCTGCCAGACACCAGAGAGGGGCATGAGGTGCCTGTGCAGCATCAGGACAGTGCTCTTAGTGACAAATCAGCTTCTCTCTCCAGATTCAGGGGGTTTAAAAAGCAGGGAGCCACAGAAGCTGTGCAAGTGGGtgcaggacaggggacagctgCCTCCTTCAGCACCACTCCTGCACACCCTgatctgcctgcagctctgtcaggaGAAACACTGCCAAGAGATCAAAAGCCTTGGGAGCCCTCTGGTGTAACCAGAAACACCAAGATGGCAGAAGGACAGCAAGGGAAACATGCTGGTAGGTGTCCCGGCATTGTGTCTTGGCACAAGTCATCTTTAGAAGTAAAAATTAGTTGGTTGGGAGCAAGGACAAGGCTGTGCCTTTCACCTGCAGTCTCTACCTGGCAATCATAACCTGTTGTCTGGGCTGAGGTGAccctggctggacaccaggtgccctccaaagctgctcctcagcaggacaggggagaaaaaatgtgattaaaGGCTTGTGAGGtgagataagggcagggagagatcactgACAGTCtaccatcacaggcaaaacagacttgaggAAATTGGTTTCACTTCTTACCAATCACCTTAGggtaggataatgagaagtcAACCTAAATCTTAAGACAagcttcccctcctcccttccctctcttcttcccaCACTCAACTTCACTCCTggtttctcttcttcctcccctgcCTCTGGAAGGGCAGGGGAATGGGACCTGCAGTCAGTTAATCACACCTTGCCTCggtcattttttccttctcagggAGGACTCCTCACTGGcctgcccagtgctgggtcCGTCTTGAAGCTGTCTGGCACTGGCTCTGTTTCATGCAGCCTCTCACAGAGTCTTAGCTCCAGCTGAAGTGTGGATatgtggctgcaggggctgaaACTACAGAAATCTTGTAGCAGGAGAGGTTCTCCTGTGGAAGTTTGCAGTGCTCCCAAAAGTCTGATGTATAATATAAAATGCAATATGTGAATATAATGACCTTTGATAGCATGctctttttctgtgttccagAGGTGTCAGAGCTGCCCCCTCCCTGGGTAACTGAGTACTTTCCCATCAGGAGCTGCCACCTCATCTTCCGGGATGGGTCTGGCCTGTTCTACCTCCCACTGCATGCTGACATTAATGCCAACATCTGGTGCAACTGGACCATCTGGGCAGGCCCCCAGAAGCACATTGTCATCTATGTCCAAGGGTTCCAGGGGAACGATGGCTG is from Serinus canaria isolate serCan28SL12 chromosome 3, serCan2020, whole genome shotgun sequence and encodes:
- the LOC103821345 gene encoding uncharacterized protein LOC103821345 isoform X2, yielding MKVRPAQLTAKGSSQEHWEVKSELVSPWLLAYVPIRSCHGVLKDKYGEFSPPVFHADFPVSFWCNWTIWAGSRKHIIIYIQGFITKDACNKNEDKILFEGVSSLVENSVVYACWKKEMHVFATFAQAVHVVLLKRYLPNQRDARFKGKYYIFQDRQGASSSKDDVISGTSASKLPKKGGGFQSGWVENFRDALGFATTRGSTTVLSSERMQGRGTTLDTTAWGSPTELLPYERASTQALKTTAPCGLGSELLEAQEAPGIGTPEEIIPTAAQDIWGQNPSMSEGTAVSSAPVHSLLLETPLLGAFQGAEPFWQTADVSLESSQPVPSPTLRPKGLGHLQLTIKPTGTGRLALAAPPEPLSPGTGPTRDSQLSTASLEKEGSPALLSVPADGLTKDLMPSLRNPSDVATRDHLQLLPERSQSSLGPLSMPKAELGTTGLQHTKLMDIFSLGSFGGAVRRRTALHPTAPALAVPALATGLEHPLTTVPALGTETIPVLVTSSTVPVPAGFGSLDLIPEAPLPPQVESLSMVPFPAATLDWDPVSLRQRDISPASPGGQEMVSPSPPCHPSVASELGTDGSSRCFGPGKQKSVLGQGSETSASVGLMAGSPSPVIVTVPGPGVRLAQPQGHVTGGSGMTPASLPDTREGHEVPVQHQDSALSDKSASLSRFRGFKKQGATEAVQVGAGQGTAASFSTTPAHPDLPAALSGETLPRDQKPWEPSGVTRNTKMAEGQQGKHAEVSELPPPWVTEYFPIRSCHLIFRDGSGLFYLPLHADINANIWCNWTIWAGPQKHIVIYVQGFQGNDGCGNNQDKIIFQGVSSSVETKVVFACHNRGTLVFAARATEVQVLFLSGSGSSSHEYRYFRGQYYVFRDSETVGSSSDTIAAPQEPVQETSKNESWRTVVTKGLFSMLTAPPVPPAAPAGGRIQPGIVSPGEVGQQSPDLMEDGQSGANWSEHGQDETRLEMTLEDSGSKGRENEDGMLVEPAPAGQGTGGRAEPPALEMSPGTALVTMVPRHPAGSPRSEMPSSSVGVSDTSPTLGQASGSHSEVPAAAHHTRTPELAERPMNTSTKPPLYPSPGVTAADAKSLGGRTEELFDLMSPVGNDTGLQSQHHPGDVLFEVTAEIKPKDWIPDGENEFQKGLLESLKNHIQKNLKLSANRVSEIKLKDVKRTKDANLLLTFWLHLEPEERNVSLLVRSQLEELLGTSVGVEKLQLVSLFVEDVNECQAGLDLCGEEAECFNGVGTYLCRCKKDYEDHSPIKSGTLCIRAPRAGISTFLRHADMLAGAALVAGLVLLVAFGGLCVTALWGQVPGRSPRPEEAAVRAAEEPAMEEPAMELQGLGELLQLEPFQLKLRARPPEWLWSVRAHPGQAGPQLPERPPPL
- the LOC103821345 gene encoding uncharacterized protein LOC103821345 isoform X3; this encodes MKVRPAQLTAKGSSQEHWEVKSELVSPWLLAYVPIRSCHGVLKDKYGEFSPPVFHADFPVSFWCNWTIWAGSRKHIIIYIQGFITKDACNKNEDKILFEGVSSLVENSVVYACWKKEMHVFATFAQAVHVVLLKRYLPNQRDARFKGKYYIFQDRQGASSSKDDVISGTSASKLPKKGGGFQSGWVENFRDALGFATTRGSTTVLSSERMQGRGTTLDTTAWGSPTELLPYERASTQALKTTAPCGLGSELLEAQEAPGIGTPEEIIPTAAQDIWGQNPSMSEGTAVSSAPVHSLLLETPLLGAFQGAEPFWQTADVSLESSQPVPSPTLRPKGLGHLQLTIKPTGTGRLALAAPPEPLSPGTGPTRDSQLSTASLEKEGSPALLSVPADGLTKDLMPSLRNPSDVATRDHLQLLPERSQSSLGPLSMPKAELGTTGLQHTKLMDIFSLGSFGGAVRRRTALHPTAPALAVPALATGLEHPLTTVPALGTETIPVLVTSSTVPVPAGFGSLDLIPEAPLPPQVESLSMVPFPAATLDWDPVSLRQRDISPASPGGQEMVSPSPPCHPSVASELGTDGSSRCFGPGKQKSVLGQGSETSASVGLMAGSPSPVIVTVPGPGVRLAQPQGHVTGGSGMTPASLPDTREGHEVPVQHQDSALSDKSASLSRFRGFKKQGATEAVQVGAGQGTAASFSTTPAHPDLPAALSGETLPRDQKPWEPSGVTRNTKMAEGQQGKHAEVSELPPPWVTEYFPIRSCHLIFRDGSGLFYLPLHADINANIWCNWTIWAGPQKHIVIYVQGFQGNDGCGNNQDKIIFQGVSSSVETKVVFACHNRGTLVFAARATEVQVLFLSGSGSSSHEYRYFRGQYYVFRDSETVGSSSDTIAAPQEPVQETSKNESWRTVVTKGLFSMLTAPPVPPAAPAGGRIQPGIVSPGEVGQQSPDLMEDGQSGANWSEHGQDETRLEMTLEDSGSKGRENEDGMLVEPAPAGQGTGGRAEPPALEMSPGTALVTMVPRHPAGSPRSEMPSSSVGVSDTSPTLGQASGSHSEVPAAAHHTRTPELAERPMNTSTKPPLYPSPGVTAADAKSLGGRTEELFDVLFEVTAEIKPKDWIPDGENEFQKGLLESLKNHIQKNLKLSANRVSEIKLKDVKRTKDANLLLTFWLHLEPEERNVSLLVRSQLEELLGTSVGVEKLQLVSLFVEGHLFPMADVNECQAGLDLCGEEAECFNGVGTYLCRCKKDYEDHSPIKSGTLCIRAPRAGISTFLRHADMLAGAALVAGLVLLVAFGGLCVTALWGQVPGRSPRPEEAAVRAAEEPAMEEPAMELQGLGELLQLEPFQLKLRARPPEWLWSVRAHPGQAGPQLPERPPPL
- the LOC103821345 gene encoding uncharacterized protein LOC103821345 isoform X1 codes for the protein MKVRPAQLTAKGSSQEHWEVKSELVSPWLLAYVPIRSCHGVLKDKYGEFSPPVFHADFPVSFWCNWTIWAGSRKHIIIYIQGFITKDACNKNEDKILFEGVSSLVENSVVYACWKKEMHVFATFAQAVHVVLLKRYLPNQRDARFKGKYYIFQDRQGASSSKDDVISGTSASKLPKKGGGFQSGWVENFRDALGFATTRGSTTVLSSERMQGRGTTLDTTAWGSPTELLPYERASTQALKTTAPCGLGSELLEAQEAPGIGTPEEIIPTAAQDIWGQNPSMSEGTAVSSAPVHSLLLETPLLGAFQGAEPFWQTADVSLESSQPVPSPTLRPKGLGHLQLTIKPTGTGRLALAAPPEPLSPGTGPTRDSQLSTASLEKEGSPALLSVPADGLTKDLMPSLRNPSDVATRDHLQLLPERSQSSLGPLSMPKAELGTTGLQHTKLMDIFSLGSFGGAVRRRTALHPTAPALAVPALATGLEHPLTTVPALGTETIPVLVTSSTVPVPAGFGSLDLIPEAPLPPQVESLSMVPFPAATLDWDPVSLRQRDISPASPGGQEMVSPSPPCHPSVASELGTDGSSRCFGPGKQKSVLGQGSETSASVGLMAGSPSPVIVTVPGPGVRLAQPQGHVTGGSGMTPASLPDTREGHEVPVQHQDSALSDKSASLSRFRGFKKQGATEAVQVGAGQGTAASFSTTPAHPDLPAALSGETLPRDQKPWEPSGVTRNTKMAEGQQGKHAEVSELPPPWVTEYFPIRSCHLIFRDGSGLFYLPLHADINANIWCNWTIWAGPQKHIVIYVQGFQGNDGCGNNQDKIIFQGVSSSVETKVVFACHNRGTLVFAARATEVQVLFLSGSGSSSHEYRYFRGQYYVFRDSETVGSSSDTIAAPQEPVQETSKNESWRTVVTKGLFSMLTAPPVPPAAPAGGRIQPGIVSPGEVGQQSPDLMEDGQSGANWSEHGQDETRLEMTLEDSGSKGRENEDGMLVEPAPAGQGTGGRAEPPALEMSPGTALVTMVPRHPAGSPRSEMPSSSVGVSDTSPTLGQASGSHSEVPAAAHHTRTPELAERPMNTSTKPPLYPSPGVTAADAKSLGGRTEELFDLMSPVGNDTGLQSQHHPGDVLFEVTAEIKPKDWIPDGENEFQKGLLESLKNHIQKNLKLSANRVSEIKLKDVKRTKDANLLLTFWLHLEPEERNVSLLVRSQLEELLGTSVGVEKLQLVSLFVEGHLFPMADVNECQAGLDLCGEEAECFNGVGTYLCRCKKDYEDHSPIKSGTLCIRAPRAGISTFLRHADMLAGAALVAGLVLLVAFGGLCVTALWGQVPGRSPRPEEAAVRAAEEPAMEEPAMELQGLGELLQLEPFQLKLRARPPEWLWSVRAHPGQAGPQLPERPPPL
- the LOC103821345 gene encoding uncharacterized protein LOC103821345 isoform X4, translating into MKVRPAQLTAKGSSQEHWEVKSELVSPWLLAYVPIRSCHGVLKDKYGEFSPPVFHADFPVSFWCNWTIWAGSRKHIIIYIQGFITKDACNKNEDKILFEGVSSLVENSVVYACWKKEMHVFATFAQAVHVVLLKRYLPNQRDARFKGKYYIFQDRQGASSSKDDVISGTSASKLPKKGGGFQSGWVENFRDALGFATTRGSTTVLSSERMQGRGTTLDTTAWGSPTELLPYERASTQALKTTAPCGLGSELLEAQEAPGIGTPEEIIPTAAQDIWGQNPSMSEGTAVSSAPVHSLLLETPLLGAFQGAEPFWQTADVSLESSQPVPSPTLRPKGLGHLQLTIKPTGTGRLALAAPPEPLSPGTGPTRDSQLSTASLEKEGSPALLSVPADGLTKDLMPSLRNPSDVATRDHLQLLPERSQSSLGPLSMPKAELGTTGLQHTKLMDIFSLGSFGGAVRRRTALHPTAPALAVPALATGLEHPLTTVPALGTETIPVLVTSSTVPVPAGFGSLDLIPEAPLPPQVESLSMVPFPAATLDWDPVSLRQRDISPASPGGQEMVSPSPPCHPSVASELGTDGSSRCFGPGKQKSVLGQGSETSASVGLMAGSPSPVIVTVPGPGVRLAQPQGHVTGGSGMTPASLPDTREGHEVPVQHQDSALSDKSASLSRFRGFKKQGATEAVQVGAGQGTAASFSTTPAHPDLPAALSGETLPRDQKPWEPSGVTRNTKMAEGQQGKHAEVSELPPPWVTEYFPIRSCHLIFRDGSGLFYLPLHADINANIWCNWTIWAGPQKHIVIYVQGFQGNDGCGNNQDKIIFQGVSSSVETKVVFACHNRGTLVFAARATEVQVLFLSGSGSSSHEYRYFRGQYYVFRDSETVGSSSDTIAAPQEPVQETSKNESWRTVVTKGLFSMLTAPPVPPAAPAGGRIQPGIVSPGEVGQQSPDLMEDGQSGANWSEHGQDETRLEMTLEDSGSKGRENEDGMLVEPAPAGQGTGGRAEPPALEMSPGTALVTMVPRHPAGSPRSEMPSSSVGVSDTSPTLGQASGSHSEVPAAAHHTRTPELAERPMNTSTKPPLYPSPGVTAADAKSLGGRTEELFDLMSPVGNDTGLQSQHHPGDVLFEVTAEIKPKDWIPDGENEFQKGLLESLKNHDKGCQPAAHLLAAPGARGEERVSARALTAGGAAWHLGGCGEAAACFTLR